From Terriglobales bacterium, the proteins below share one genomic window:
- the hemE gene encoding uroporphyrinogen decarboxylase, translating to MSASNSRFVRACRRQPVDVTPQWFMRQAGRYMAEYRAIRKHHSLVEICKKPELAAQVTVEAAEILDVDAAIIFADLLLPLEVMGLPFHFAAGEGPVIERPVREPDDVRALRTDRWRELGYVSDAIRAVVKHFGDSRPVIGFCGAPFTLASYMIEGGGSRNYVHTKKMMYTQPRAWGELMQKLVDVLAAYSQEQVKAGADAFQVFDSWVGCLSVEDYREHVLPHVSKLVQELKKSGAPIIYFGTDSATLLPSMAETGADVIGVDWRIPLDEAWASVEYKAAVQGNLDPVLLFADQKTLRRRAHEVLRRAAGRPGHIFNLGHGILQETPVENVKALVEFVREFSMTEVVQ from the coding sequence ATGTCCGCGTCCAATTCCCGCTTTGTCCGCGCCTGCCGCCGCCAGCCGGTGGACGTCACCCCGCAGTGGTTCATGCGCCAGGCCGGCCGCTACATGGCCGAGTACCGCGCCATCCGCAAGCACCATTCGCTGGTCGAGATCTGCAAGAAGCCGGAGCTGGCCGCCCAGGTCACCGTCGAGGCCGCCGAGATCCTGGACGTGGACGCCGCCATCATCTTCGCCGACCTCCTGCTGCCGCTCGAGGTCATGGGCCTGCCCTTCCACTTCGCCGCCGGCGAAGGGCCCGTGATCGAACGGCCGGTGCGCGAACCCGACGATGTGCGCGCCCTGCGCACCGACCGCTGGCGGGAACTCGGCTACGTCTCCGACGCCATCCGCGCCGTGGTCAAGCATTTCGGGGATTCGCGGCCGGTCATCGGCTTCTGCGGCGCGCCCTTCACCCTGGCCAGCTACATGATCGAGGGCGGCGGCTCGCGCAACTACGTCCACACTAAGAAGATGATGTACACCCAGCCGCGCGCCTGGGGCGAGTTGATGCAAAAGCTCGTCGACGTGCTCGCCGCCTACTCGCAGGAGCAGGTGAAGGCCGGCGCCGACGCCTTCCAGGTCTTCGACTCCTGGGTGGGATGCCTGAGCGTCGAGGATTACCGCGAGCACGTTCTGCCTCACGTGAGCAAGCTGGTGCAGGAGCTCAAGAAGTCCGGCGCCCCGATCATCTATTTCGGCACCGACAGCGCCACCCTGCTGCCCTCGATGGCCGAGACCGGCGCCGATGTCATCGGGGTGGACTGGCGTATCCCCCTGGACGAAGCCTGGGCGAGCGTCGAATACAAGGCTGCGGTCCAGGGGAACCTCGACCCGGTGCTGCTCTTCGCCGACCAGAAGACCCTGCGGCGCCGCGCCCACGAGGTCCTGCGCCGCGCCGCCGGACGACCGGGACACATCTTCAATCTCGGACACGGCATCCTGCAGGAAACGCCGGTGGAGAACGTGAAAGCGCTGGTCGAGTTCGTGAGAGAGTTCTCCATGACTGAAGTGGTGCAGTAG
- the kbl gene encoding glycine C-acetyltransferase, whose protein sequence is MAYSDAVRTTYQADLQGLRDAGLFKEERLIHSPQSAEIEVEFPTGAQPRTCINMCANNYLGLSSHPEVIAAAHDGLDDRGYGMSSVRFICGTQDIHAALEKRLTDFLSTEDTLLFPSCMDANGGFFEACLSEQDVMIADRLVHASIVDGMRLAKAMQDTYKHSDMAHLEEKLQEHQDKRFRMVITDGVFSMDGDLAKLDQIVALVEKYNAMVFVDDSHATGFIGKTGRGTHEHCGVMGKIDVITTTLGKALGGASGGIVSGRRELVELCRQRARPYLFSNAVPPVVVAGAMKVMDIITRGTERRDKLEWNAKYWRRLLKDTGFDIKEGESPIVPVMLYDAKLAQDFARDLFAEGIYAVGFFFPVVPKGQARIRTQLSASHERHHLDRAIQAFRNVGNKHGILGLSRKELMARAAA, encoded by the coding sequence ATGGCTTACTCCGACGCAGTCCGCACTACCTACCAGGCCGACCTCCAGGGACTCCGGGACGCCGGCCTGTTCAAGGAAGAACGCCTGATCCATTCCCCGCAGTCCGCCGAGATCGAGGTGGAGTTCCCCACCGGCGCACAGCCCCGGACGTGCATCAACATGTGCGCCAACAACTACCTCGGCCTGTCGAGCCATCCCGAGGTCATCGCCGCCGCCCACGACGGATTGGACGACCGCGGCTACGGGATGTCGTCGGTGCGCTTCATCTGCGGTACGCAGGACATCCACGCTGCGCTGGAAAAGCGGCTCACGGACTTCCTGAGCACCGAAGACACGCTGCTCTTCCCCTCCTGCATGGACGCCAACGGAGGCTTCTTCGAGGCCTGCCTGTCGGAACAGGACGTGATGATCGCCGACCGGCTGGTGCACGCCTCCATCGTGGACGGCATGCGCCTGGCCAAGGCCATGCAGGACACCTACAAGCACTCCGACATGGCCCACCTGGAGGAGAAACTCCAGGAGCACCAGGACAAGCGCTTCCGCATGGTCATCACCGACGGCGTCTTCTCTATGGATGGCGACCTGGCCAAGCTCGACCAGATCGTCGCCCTGGTCGAGAAGTACAACGCCATGGTCTTCGTGGACGATTCGCACGCCACCGGCTTCATCGGCAAAACCGGACGTGGCACCCACGAGCATTGCGGCGTGATGGGCAAGATCGACGTCATCACCACCACCCTGGGCAAAGCTCTGGGCGGTGCCTCCGGCGGGATCGTCAGCGGCCGCCGCGAGTTGGTCGAACTGTGCCGCCAGCGCGCCCGACCCTACCTGTTCTCCAATGCGGTGCCCCCGGTGGTGGTGGCGGGCGCCATGAAAGTCATGGACATCATCACTCGCGGGACCGAGCGCCGCGACAAGCTGGAATGGAACGCGAAGTACTGGCGACGCCTGCTGAAGGACACCGGCTTCGACATCAAAGAAGGCGAGAGCCCGATCGTGCCGGTCATGCTCTACGACGCCAAGCTGGCCCAGGACTTCGCCCGCGACCTGTTCGCCGAAGGCATCTACGCCGTCGGATTCTTCTTCCCGGTGGTGCCCAAGGGCCAGGCCCGCATCCGCACCCAGCTCTCCGCCTCCCACGAGCGCCATCACCTGGACCGCGCCATCCAGGCGTTCCGCAACGTGGGCAACAAGCACGGCATTTTGGGCCTGAGCCGTAAGGAGCTGATGGCCCGGGCCGCGGCCTGA
- a CDS encoding acyl carrier protein — MDELTTVVLNYVIKEYLEEGDDREITETTPLISGGIVDSFSMVSLKRFLEKKYAIRIPDADATPQAFDSVRSIVALVRHFQAAKLTAA; from the coding sequence ATGGACGAACTCACGACCGTGGTCCTGAATTACGTCATCAAGGAATACCTGGAGGAAGGAGACGACCGCGAGATCACCGAGACCACGCCCCTGATCTCGGGCGGCATCGTGGACTCTTTCTCCATGGTCTCTCTCAAGCGCTTCCTGGAAAAGAAATACGCCATCCGGATCCCCGACGCCGACGCCACGCCCCAGGCCTTCGACAGCGTGCGCAGCATCGTGGCCCTGGTCCGCCATTTCCAGGCGGCAAAGCTGACCGCCGCCTGA
- the acsA gene encoding acetate--CoA ligase: MGSTLVAPKSVYDRLQEDLDWGVAELELGYRPGTPINIGWMCSDRLCHVGLGAKPALIWEDFQGTQKRYTYDDVRILSNTIAHFLRDLGIQPGEHVCLFMDRVPELYIGLLGILKTGAVAQPLFSAFGDESLLVRLSDAQTAAIITQKKHVAKVRKVRDKLPHLRDIILVDAAGAPLQEHETSFQMEEAPRLESFDVYPTTPESPSLLHYTSGTTGQPKGAQHVHYSIIAQYLTTKWVLDLRPDDIYWCNADPGWVTGTSYGIIGPWANGITQVVLDSGFNAEAWYSFLARHRVTVWYSAPTAIRLLMREGKELVAKYDLSSLRHLASVGEPLNPEAVTWSQQVFGKPFHDTFWQTETGCIVITNLPGMPIKPGSMGRPFPGITATVVNPKTYQPITQPGVAGIIALRPGWPSQIRSYWNNPAGYQAKFKNGWYLCGDRASIDADGYFWFMGRDDDVINTGGHLVGPFEIESALLECPAVAESAAVAKPDPVNMEVVKAFVALKKGYEPSDDLEIEIMNHIRKRLSPLAMPQEIEFVDSLPKTRSGKIVRRILRCKEFNEPVGDLSTIMND; this comes from the coding sequence ATGGGCAGCACGCTTGTCGCTCCGAAGTCCGTTTACGACCGGTTGCAGGAAGACCTTGACTGGGGCGTCGCGGAACTGGAGCTGGGCTACCGGCCCGGCACCCCCATCAACATCGGGTGGATGTGCAGCGACCGCCTCTGCCACGTCGGCCTGGGCGCCAAGCCGGCCCTGATCTGGGAAGACTTCCAGGGCACGCAGAAGCGTTACACCTACGACGACGTGCGCATCCTGTCGAACACCATCGCACACTTCCTGCGCGATCTGGGGATACAGCCCGGCGAGCACGTCTGCCTGTTCATGGACCGCGTGCCCGAGCTGTACATCGGCCTGCTGGGGATCCTGAAGACCGGCGCCGTGGCCCAGCCGTTGTTCTCGGCCTTCGGTGACGAATCGCTCCTGGTGCGGCTTTCCGACGCGCAGACCGCGGCCATCATCACCCAGAAGAAGCATGTCGCCAAGGTGCGCAAGGTGCGGGACAAGCTGCCTCACTTGCGCGACATCATCCTGGTGGACGCCGCCGGCGCTCCCCTTCAGGAACACGAGACCTCATTCCAGATGGAGGAGGCGCCGCGCCTGGAAAGCTTCGATGTGTATCCCACCACGCCGGAGTCTCCCTCGCTCCTGCACTACACCTCCGGCACCACCGGGCAGCCCAAGGGCGCGCAGCACGTCCATTACTCGATCATCGCCCAGTACCTCACCACCAAGTGGGTGCTTGACCTGCGCCCCGACGACATCTACTGGTGCAACGCCGACCCCGGCTGGGTGACCGGGACGTCGTATGGCATCATCGGCCCCTGGGCGAACGGCATCACCCAGGTGGTGCTCGACTCCGGCTTCAACGCCGAAGCCTGGTACTCGTTCCTGGCCCGCCACCGCGTCACCGTCTGGTACTCGGCGCCCACCGCCATCCGCCTGCTGATGAGAGAAGGTAAAGAGCTGGTCGCCAAGTACGACCTCTCCAGCCTTCGCCACTTGGCCAGCGTCGGCGAGCCACTGAATCCCGAGGCAGTCACCTGGTCGCAGCAAGTTTTCGGCAAACCCTTCCACGATACCTTCTGGCAGACCGAAACCGGGTGCATCGTCATCACCAATCTTCCGGGCATGCCTATCAAGCCCGGCTCCATGGGGCGGCCGTTCCCCGGCATCACCGCCACCGTCGTCAACCCCAAGACCTACCAGCCCATCACCCAGCCCGGCGTGGCCGGCATCATCGCCCTGCGTCCCGGCTGGCCGTCGCAGATCCGCAGCTACTGGAACAATCCCGCCGGCTACCAGGCCAAGTTCAAGAACGGCTGGTATCTCTGCGGCGACCGCGCCTCCATCGACGCCGACGGCTACTTCTGGTTCATGGGCCGCGACGATGACGTCATCAATACCGGCGGCCACCTGGTCGGCCCCTTCGAGATCGAGTCGGCCCTGCTGGAATGCCCCGCGGTGGCGGAATCCGCGGCCGTCGCCAAGCCCGACCCGGTGAACATGGAAGTGGTGAAGGCTTTCGTCGCCCTGAAGAAAGGCTACGAACCTTCCGACGACCTCGAAATCGAGATCATGAACCACATCCGCAAGCGGCTTTCTCCGCTGGCCATGCCGCAGGAGATCGAGTTCGTGGACTCGCTGCCCAAGACCCGCAGCGGCAAGATCGTGCGCCGCATCCTGCGCTGCAAGGAATTCAACGAACCGGTGGGAGACCTTTCCACCATCATGAACGACTAG
- the acpS gene encoding holo-ACP synthase, with translation MILGIGIDLLENRRVEQELARDEWRQGDGVFSPEEVRSCNAAGRPARRYAACFAAKEAALKALGVSADDLAVFREVEVGLDSGNIALHRRLKHRSEQLGVRHIRLSTSVSRDFTGAMVILES, from the coding sequence ATGATCCTCGGCATTGGCATCGATCTGCTGGAGAACCGCCGGGTCGAACAGGAGCTGGCGCGCGACGAGTGGCGGCAGGGTGATGGCGTCTTCAGCCCGGAAGAAGTCCGCTCCTGCAACGCCGCCGGACGCCCGGCCCGCCGTTATGCCGCCTGCTTCGCCGCCAAAGAGGCCGCACTCAAGGCCCTCGGGGTCTCCGCCGACGATCTCGCCGTCTTCCGCGAGGTAGAAGTCGGGCTCGACTCCGGCAACATCGCTCTCCACCGCCGACTCAAGCACCGTTCCGAACAACTGGGGGTGAGGCACATCAGGCTGTCAACCAGCGTCAGCCGGGATTTCACCGGCGCCATGGTGATCCTGGAAAGCTGA
- a CDS encoding protein kinase: protein MTLTSGTKLGPYEIQSPAGAGGMGEVYRAHDTRLGRDVAVKVMPASFAADVDRLRRFEQEARTVAALNHPNILGLFDIGTHEGAPYIVSELLEGQTIRERLKDGAIAPRKAVELLVQIAEGLAAAHEKGVVHRDLKPENVFITRDGRVKILDFGLAKLRPQNGKGERAAAAGGPGDTLTSAGATPTTPGMVLGTVGYMSPEQVRGKEVDARSDIFSFGAVAYEMISGKQAFRGDSSVETMNAILKEEPPELDTDKLHVSPGLERIIRHCLEKDPGHRFQSARDLAFDLAALSHLSGSSAEKAMMRGGLAWHPRQWMITAAVAIVVAMVAGTAAMRFRHEERLEFQQLTFRRGTVFSARFAADKKTVLYSAQWGGDSDEVFSTVADSRESRPLGLGLGNAELLAASSTGELAVLLKPDVQMAGFVRVGTLARVALASGTAPREVAEQVAWADWSPDGSQLAVARVRDGEWVIEYPLGKVIYKQPTQGWIGHMRVSPKGDAIAFLAHEANGDDAGKVTIIATDGKVRASSEYFPGVQGLAWAPDNEVWFTAVPQQGVASRQLLALSTTGRRRVLLIAPGEMTLHDIDSDGMALVTVNSRTRSIIAIVDGKERNLDWLDRPVFSALSADGKLVLFHEGGKAGGPTGTTYLRGVDGSPAVRLSEGYSMALSNDGKWVLGTISNPLQFRVIPTGAGEPKTVDLGPSKLQNGQIVGFSADSKHLLINGTNPEGKRQTMETDFDGGNPRAHTPPGSFVLGVARSGCCEVRQTADGLQLFNLATGAVEPFSPLRPNEGVVGGSADVGTLYLAERDGKQVKLWRLDRRTGARTFLTEILPHDATGVMGVNNIRVSADGKTIVYGYTREVSDLYLARPTK from the coding sequence ATGACCCTCACTTCTGGCACGAAACTCGGCCCTTATGAGATCCAGTCGCCGGCGGGCGCGGGCGGCATGGGCGAGGTGTACCGGGCGCACGACACGCGTCTGGGTCGCGACGTCGCGGTCAAGGTAATGCCGGCATCGTTTGCCGCGGACGTGGACCGGTTGCGCCGATTCGAGCAGGAGGCGCGGACGGTGGCGGCACTGAACCACCCCAACATCCTTGGCCTGTTCGACATCGGCACCCACGAAGGCGCGCCGTACATCGTCTCCGAGCTGCTGGAGGGGCAAACCATCCGCGAGCGGCTGAAGGATGGCGCCATCGCACCGCGTAAGGCGGTGGAATTGCTGGTGCAGATCGCGGAAGGCCTGGCAGCGGCGCACGAAAAGGGGGTCGTACACCGAGACCTCAAGCCGGAGAACGTCTTCATCACACGCGATGGGCGGGTGAAGATCCTCGACTTCGGCCTGGCAAAGCTGCGGCCACAGAACGGCAAGGGAGAACGGGCGGCAGCGGCCGGCGGGCCCGGAGACACGCTGACGTCAGCTGGTGCAACGCCCACCACACCGGGCATGGTCCTGGGGACCGTGGGCTACATGTCGCCGGAGCAAGTGCGCGGCAAAGAGGTGGACGCGCGCAGCGACATCTTCAGCTTCGGGGCAGTCGCGTACGAAATGATTTCCGGCAAGCAGGCGTTCCGCGGGGACTCGAGCGTAGAGACGATGAACGCCATCCTGAAGGAAGAACCGCCAGAACTCGACACCGACAAGCTGCATGTTTCGCCCGGGTTGGAGCGGATCATCCGACATTGCCTGGAAAAGGACCCTGGGCACCGGTTCCAATCGGCGCGGGACTTGGCGTTCGACTTGGCGGCACTTTCGCATCTGTCGGGGAGTTCGGCGGAGAAGGCGATGATGCGCGGAGGCCTGGCATGGCATCCGCGGCAGTGGATGATCACCGCAGCGGTGGCGATCGTGGTTGCGATGGTGGCGGGCACAGCGGCGATGAGATTTCGCCACGAAGAGCGGCTCGAATTCCAGCAACTGACGTTCCGGCGCGGCACGGTCTTTAGCGCGCGGTTCGCGGCCGACAAGAAAACGGTGCTTTACAGCGCACAATGGGGCGGCGACTCCGACGAGGTGTTCTCGACCGTGGCCGACAGCCGCGAGTCGCGTCCGCTCGGTCTGGGGCTGGGGAATGCGGAGTTGCTGGCGGCTTCGTCCACGGGTGAACTGGCTGTGCTGCTGAAACCCGACGTTCAGATGGCGGGCTTCGTGCGCGTGGGGACGCTGGCACGGGTGGCGTTGGCCTCCGGAACGGCGCCCCGAGAGGTCGCGGAACAAGTGGCGTGGGCCGACTGGAGCCCGGATGGCAGCCAGCTTGCAGTGGCGCGGGTCCGCGATGGCGAGTGGGTGATTGAGTATCCATTGGGTAAGGTGATCTACAAGCAGCCAACGCAGGGCTGGATCGGCCACATGCGGGTGTCGCCGAAAGGCGACGCCATCGCATTCCTGGCGCACGAAGCCAATGGCGACGATGCCGGCAAGGTAACCATCATCGCCACCGATGGGAAGGTGCGCGCGAGCAGCGAATATTTCCCGGGCGTGCAAGGGCTGGCATGGGCGCCCGACAACGAAGTCTGGTTCACCGCCGTGCCGCAGCAGGGCGTGGCTTCCAGACAGTTGCTGGCGCTGAGCACCACGGGAAGGCGGCGGGTGCTGCTGATCGCTCCCGGCGAGATGACGCTGCACGACATCGATTCCGATGGCATGGCACTGGTGACGGTCAACAGCCGCACGCGATCCATCATCGCCATCGTGGACGGGAAAGAGCGAAACCTGGATTGGCTGGATCGACCGGTGTTTTCGGCGCTTTCGGCGGATGGAAAACTGGTGTTGTTCCACGAGGGAGGTAAGGCCGGCGGCCCGACCGGCACGACTTATCTGCGTGGTGTGGATGGCTCGCCGGCCGTCAGGCTTTCGGAAGGCTATTCTATGGCTCTATCGAACGACGGCAAATGGGTTCTCGGCACCATTTCGAACCCGCTGCAATTCAGGGTGATTCCGACCGGGGCGGGCGAACCGAAGACTGTGGATCTGGGCCCGAGCAAACTGCAGAATGGGCAGATCGTGGGCTTCAGCGCCGACAGCAAACACCTGCTGATCAATGGCACGAACCCCGAAGGCAAGCGCCAGACCATGGAGACCGACTTCGACGGCGGCAACCCGCGAGCCCATACGCCGCCGGGATCCTTCGTACTCGGAGTGGCTCGGAGCGGCTGCTGTGAAGTCCGGCAGACGGCTGACGGATTGCAACTGTTCAACCTGGCGACAGGAGCTGTTGAGCCATTTTCTCCGCTGCGTCCGAACGAGGGCGTGGTGGGCGGATCGGCTGACGTGGGAACGCTCTATCTGGCGGAGAGGGACGGCAAGCAAGTCAAGCTTTGGCGCCTCGACCGCCGGACCGGCGCACGTACGTTCCTGACTGAGATCCTGCCTCACGATGCCACCGGCGTGATGGGCGTCAACAATATCCGCGTAAGCGCTGACGGGAAGACGATCGTGTACGGCTACACGCGCGAGGTGTCCGACCTGTACCTGGCGAGGCCGACAAAGTAA
- a CDS encoding glycine C-acetyltransferase: protein MTTTARTNPLTYLTDTLNELKQKGTHFSLRVLEDEQAPECTFDGKKVINLASNNYLGLTTHPKLREAALAATKKYGVGSGAVRTIAGTMKIHMELEEKIARFKNVEACVVFQSGFAANAGTVSAVLGKGDFIISDQLNHASIIDGARLSRANIKVFRHKDMTEAEELLKEVEGEPGRKLLITDGVFSMDGDIGPLPALCDLAEKYGAIMMVDDAHASGVLGRNGRGTVDHFNVHGRVDIQVGTLSKAIGALGGYVCGIRDLIDFLYHRARPFLFSTSHPPSVAATCIAAFDVLEQEPERIERLWENTRYWKKELGGLGFDIGGKGTPASETPITPIIIGDGKLTMDFSRELFKEGVFGTGITYPTVPEGKARIRTIMTATHTRDELDRALEVLKRVGKRMGIL, encoded by the coding sequence ATGACCACGACTGCGCGCACCAATCCGCTCACCTACCTGACCGACACCCTGAACGAGCTCAAGCAGAAGGGCACGCACTTCTCGCTGCGGGTGCTGGAGGACGAGCAGGCCCCGGAGTGCACCTTCGATGGCAAGAAGGTCATCAACCTGGCGTCGAACAATTACCTGGGCCTGACCACGCATCCCAAGCTGCGCGAGGCGGCGCTGGCGGCGACCAAGAAGTACGGTGTGGGCTCGGGGGCGGTGCGCACCATCGCCGGCACCATGAAGATCCACATGGAGCTGGAGGAGAAGATCGCGCGTTTCAAGAACGTGGAGGCCTGCGTGGTCTTCCAGTCGGGCTTCGCGGCCAACGCGGGGACGGTGTCGGCGGTGCTGGGCAAGGGCGACTTCATCATCTCCGACCAGCTCAACCACGCCTCCATCATTGACGGGGCGCGGCTGTCGCGCGCCAACATCAAAGTATTCCGCCACAAGGACATGACGGAGGCGGAGGAACTGCTGAAAGAAGTCGAGGGCGAGCCGGGGCGCAAGCTGCTGATCACCGACGGCGTGTTCTCCATGGACGGCGACATCGGGCCGCTGCCCGCGCTGTGCGACCTGGCGGAGAAGTACGGCGCCATCATGATGGTGGACGACGCGCACGCCTCGGGCGTCCTGGGGCGCAATGGGCGCGGCACCGTGGACCACTTCAACGTCCACGGGCGGGTGGACATCCAGGTGGGCACGCTGTCGAAGGCCATCGGAGCGCTGGGCGGGTACGTCTGCGGCATTCGCGACCTGATCGACTTCCTCTACCACCGGGCGCGGCCGTTCCTGTTCTCGACCTCGCATCCGCCATCGGTGGCCGCCACCTGCATCGCCGCCTTCGACGTGCTGGAGCAGGAGCCGGAGCGCATCGAACGCCTGTGGGAGAACACGCGCTACTGGAAGAAGGAGCTGGGCGGGCTGGGCTTCGATATCGGGGGCAAGGGCACGCCGGCCAGCGAGACCCCGATCACGCCCATCATCATCGGCGACGGCAAGCTGACCATGGACTTCTCCCGCGAGCTGTTCAAGGAAGGCGTGTTCGGCACCGGCATCACCTATCCGACGGTGCCCGAGGGCAAAGCACGCATCCGCACCATCATGACCGCCACCCACACCCGGGACGAGCTCGACCGGGCGCTGGAGGTGCTGAAGCGGGTGGGCAAGCGGATGGGGATTCTCTAG
- a CDS encoding MBL fold metallo-hydrolase, whose amino-acid sequence MHRPGISRRRFLAATSCFGAAYAVARFIPLPAMAQSVAQDSRVAAAPLLDKGFASVRKIGQGVYANIADLSKGLQSMSNGGFLVGRDAAFLIEGFRTPTGASFQMDALRMVSQVPVRAALDTHYHFDHSMGNAVYGAHDIPVWGHAKVAARMMESYGALQGTDRAAFLAGFEKRVHDAHTDSERQHAESDLGVATLIFDTTQSTVLALPNHPLDPAKLPVTVDAGGLMAVIESFPGHSGTDLIVRVPEQNIVFTGDLLFNGLYPVTFDASISAWRKTLTHFAALGKDTLFVPGHGPLCGQEGVALFAAIFDDLAEYAEKTHKAGVPAAEAIARYAVPEKFKNQYIFAWGFTVGSTINKLYEEWGGK is encoded by the coding sequence ATGCACCGACCCGGCATTTCCCGCCGTCGCTTTCTTGCCGCCACCTCGTGTTTCGGAGCGGCTTACGCCGTTGCCCGCTTCATCCCGCTGCCTGCGATGGCGCAATCGGTCGCGCAGGACTCCCGCGTCGCGGCGGCGCCGCTGCTGGACAAAGGCTTTGCGTCGGTCCGCAAGATCGGCCAAGGCGTGTACGCCAACATCGCGGACCTGTCGAAGGGATTGCAGAGCATGTCGAATGGCGGCTTCCTGGTGGGACGCGACGCCGCCTTCCTGATCGAGGGATTCCGCACGCCCACCGGCGCCAGCTTCCAGATGGACGCACTGCGCATGGTCAGCCAGGTCCCGGTCCGGGCCGCGCTGGACACCCACTACCACTTCGATCACTCCATGGGGAACGCCGTCTACGGCGCCCACGACATCCCGGTGTGGGGGCACGCGAAAGTCGCCGCGCGCATGATGGAGAGCTACGGCGCGCTGCAGGGGACCGACCGGGCCGCATTTCTGGCCGGCTTCGAGAAGCGGGTGCATGACGCCCACACGGACAGCGAGCGGCAGCACGCGGAATCCGACCTCGGCGTCGCCACCCTGATCTTTGACACGACCCAGTCGACGGTATTAGCGCTGCCTAACCATCCGCTCGATCCAGCGAAACTCCCCGTGACCGTGGACGCCGGCGGACTGATGGCGGTGATCGAGAGCTTCCCGGGCCACTCGGGGACCGATCTCATCGTGCGCGTTCCCGAGCAGAACATCGTTTTCACCGGCGACCTGCTGTTCAACGGCCTCTATCCGGTCACCTTCGACGCTTCAATCTCCGCCTGGCGCAAGACGCTGACCCACTTTGCCGCGCTGGGCAAAGACACGCTGTTTGTCCCCGGCCACGGACCGCTGTGCGGCCAGGAAGGCGTCGCACTTTTCGCCGCGATCTTTGACGACCTGGCTGAGTATGCGGAGAAGACCCACAAGGCCGGCGTACCGGCCGCCGAAGCCATTGCGCGCTATGCGGTCCCGGAGAAGTTCAAGAACCAGTACATCTTCGCCTGGGGTTTCACCGTCGGCTCGACCATCAACAAGCTGTACGAGGAGTGGGGCGGGAAGTAG
- a CDS encoding dihydroorotase yields MSAIRKNGSILIKGGRVIDPAQNIDADMDLLLRDGFVAELAPKGKVRGSADESFDARGLVVCPGFIDLHAHLREPGQSHKETIATGTRAAAAGGFTSVCCMPNTSPVNDSARITAWMLEAERGAVVNVFPVAAATLGSEGKQLSDYAGLQKAGAVAVTDDGKPILDETVMRDALRLAGALNMPVVQHAEDTRHTAHCVMHDGPTAFRLGLRGMSADAEANIVERDVNFARNTNGHLHVAHISTAAALKAVRRGKKSRARITCEVTPHHFSLLDENVGDFDTNCKMNPPLRSAADREAILAALDDGAIDAIATDHAPHAAHEKNVEFDRAPFGITGLETALGLAITRLHRERKMALPRLVELMSTNPARIFNLRGRGSLVRGSFADVTVFDPAKRWTFEAAKSLSKSKNTPFDGCQLVGKVVATLVAGHFVHRNG; encoded by the coding sequence ATGAGTGCGATTCGCAAGAACGGATCGATCCTGATCAAGGGCGGCCGGGTGATCGATCCGGCGCAGAACATCGACGCCGACATGGACCTGCTGCTGCGCGACGGCTTCGTCGCCGAGCTTGCGCCCAAGGGAAAGGTCCGCGGCTCCGCCGACGAGAGCTTCGACGCCCGCGGCCTGGTCGTTTGCCCGGGATTCATCGACCTTCACGCTCACTTGCGTGAGCCCGGTCAGTCGCACAAGGAGACCATCGCCACCGGCACCCGCGCCGCCGCCGCCGGGGGCTTCACCTCGGTCTGCTGCATGCCCAACACATCACCGGTCAACGACTCGGCAAGAATCACGGCTTGGATGCTGGAGGCGGAGCGCGGCGCCGTGGTCAATGTCTTTCCCGTGGCCGCCGCCACTCTGGGCAGCGAAGGCAAGCAGTTGAGCGACTATGCGGGGTTGCAGAAAGCCGGCGCGGTCGCCGTCACCGACGACGGCAAGCCCATCCTCGACGAAACCGTCATGCGCGACGCGCTGCGCCTGGCCGGCGCCCTCAACATGCCGGTGGTACAGCACGCCGAGGACACGCGCCATACCGCGCATTGCGTCATGCACGACGGCCCCACTGCCTTCCGCTTGGGATTGCGCGGCATGAGCGCCGACGCCGAAGCCAACATCGTCGAGCGCGACGTCAACTTCGCCCGCAACACCAACGGGCATCTCCATGTCGCCCACATCTCGACCGCGGCCGCGCTGAAGGCGGTCCGGCGGGGCAAGAAGTCGCGCGCCCGTATCACCTGCGAGGTCACGCCCCACCACTTCTCCCTGCTCGACGAGAATGTCGGCGACTTCGATACGAATTGCAAGATGAACCCGCCGCTGCGCTCGGCCGCCGACCGCGAGGCCATCCTGGCGGCGCTCGACGACGGCGCCATCGACGCCATCGCCACCGACCACGCCCCACACGCTGCGCACGAGAAGAACGTCGAGTTCGACCGTGCCCCCTTCGGCATCACCGGGCTGGAGACGGCGCTGGGGCTGGCCATCACCCGGCTGCACCGCGAGCGCAAGATGGCGCTGCCGCGCCTAGTCGAGCTGATGTCCACCAACCCGGCGCGCATCTTCAACCTGCGCGGCCGCGGCTCGCTGGTGCGCGGCTCCTTCGCCGACGTCACCGTATTCGATCCGGCCAAGCGCTGGACCTTCGAAGCGGCAAAGTCACTCTCGAAATCGAAAAACACGCCCTTCGACGGCTGTCAACTCGTGGGGAAAGTGGTCGCAACCCTCGTCGCCGGCCACTTCGTCCACCGTAACGGCTGA